In Rhineura floridana isolate rRhiFlo1 chromosome 6, rRhiFlo1.hap2, whole genome shotgun sequence, one genomic interval encodes:
- the DNAJC5 gene encoding dnaJ homolog subfamily C member 5, with product MGDQRQRSLSTSGESLYHVLGLDKNATSDDIKKSYRKLALKYHPDKNPDNPEAADKFKEINNAHAILTDATKRNIYDKYGSLGLYVAEQFGEENVNTYFVLSSWWAKALFVFCGLITGCYCCCCLCCCCNCCCGKCKPKPPEGEEQEYYVSPEDLEAQLQSDEREASDTPIVIQPAAASETTQLTADSHPSYHTDGFN from the exons ATGGGAGATCAGAGGCAACGTTCACTGTCTACATCTGGGGAATCATTGTACCACGTTCTAGGACTGGACAAGAATGCCACCTCAGATGATATTAAGAAGTCCTACAG GAAACTTGCATTAAAATATCATCCTGATAAGAATCCAGAtaatccagaagctgcagataaGTTTAAAGAGATCAACAATGCACATGCAATATTGACTGATGCTACAAAACGAAATATTTATGATAAATATGGCTCCTTGGGTCTGTATGTAGCAGAGCAGTTTGGAGAAGAGAATGTGAACACGTACTTTGTGCTATCCAGCTGGTGGGCAAAG GCGCTGTTTGTGTTCTGTGGGCTCATCAcaggctgctactgctgctgctgtctctgcTGTTGCTGTAACTGTTGCTGTGGAAAGTGTAAACCGAAACCCCCTGAAGGTGAAGAGCAGGAATACTATGTCTCCCCTGAAGACTTGGAGGCACAGCTACAGTCAGATGAGAGGG AGGCCTCAGATACACCGATTGTGATCCAGCCAGCCGCAGCCTCAGAGACGACCCAGCTCACGGCAGACTCCCACCCCAGCTACCATACCGATGGATTTAACTAA